Proteins co-encoded in one Sulfurimonas sp. HSL1-2 genomic window:
- the guaB gene encoding IMP dehydrogenase, whose translation MKIRKRALTFEDVLLVPRYSEVLPKEVSLTTKLTKNITMNIPMVSAAMDTVTEYRAAIAMARLGGIGIIHKNMDIESQVKQVKKVKKSESGIIIDPIYVYPDATLADAEALMQEYRISGVPVVDLYNKLLGILTNRDMRFEKDLSKRADAVMTKMPLITAGKNISLDEAEQIMHKNKIEKLPIIDDEGHLQGLITIKDIKKRIEYPSALKDEFGRLRVGAAIGVGQLDRAQALVDAGVDVLVLDSAHGHSKGIIDTVKAIKAQMNIDIIAGNVATAEAVEALAAAGADAVKVGIGPGSICTTRIVAGVGVPQISAIDECAEAGRRVGVPIVADGGIKYSGDIAKALAVGASSIMAGSLLAGTKESPGDLINYQGRQYKSYRGMGSIGAMTKGSTDRYFQEGTAADKLVPEGIEGRVPYRGPIAGIVHQMMGGLRSSMGYCGSESIEAFWQNAEFVEITSAGLKESHVHDVQITAEAPNYHI comes from the coding sequence ATGAAAATCCGTAAACGTGCATTGACATTCGAAGATGTCCTGCTGGTCCCGCGTTATTCCGAAGTGCTGCCCAAGGAGGTCAGCCTCACGACTAAACTCACCAAGAACATCACGATGAATATCCCGATGGTCTCTGCGGCGATGGATACCGTCACCGAGTACCGCGCGGCGATCGCCATGGCTCGCCTGGGCGGTATCGGTATCATTCACAAAAATATGGATATCGAAAGCCAGGTCAAGCAGGTCAAGAAGGTGAAAAAGAGCGAGTCGGGGATCATCATCGACCCGATCTACGTCTATCCGGACGCGACCCTGGCCGATGCCGAGGCACTGATGCAGGAGTACCGTATCTCCGGTGTACCGGTCGTCGACCTCTACAACAAACTGCTCGGAATCCTGACCAACCGCGACATGCGTTTTGAAAAAGACCTGAGCAAGCGTGCCGACGCCGTCATGACGAAGATGCCGCTGATTACCGCCGGCAAGAACATCTCCCTTGACGAAGCGGAGCAGATCATGCACAAAAACAAGATCGAGAAGCTGCCGATCATCGATGACGAAGGACACCTCCAGGGGCTGATCACGATCAAAGATATCAAGAAGCGTATCGAGTATCCCTCCGCGCTCAAAGATGAGTTCGGCCGTCTGCGCGTCGGTGCGGCGATCGGTGTCGGTCAGCTTGACCGTGCGCAGGCGCTTGTCGACGCGGGTGTCGACGTGCTTGTCCTCGACTCCGCCCACGGTCACTCCAAGGGGATCATCGACACCGTCAAGGCGATCAAGGCGCAGATGAATATCGATATTATTGCCGGAAACGTCGCGACGGCTGAAGCGGTCGAAGCACTGGCCGCAGCGGGTGCGGACGCGGTCAAAGTCGGTATCGGACCGGGATCGATCTGTACGACGCGTATCGTCGCCGGTGTCGGCGTGCCGCAGATCTCCGCGATCGACGAGTGTGCCGAAGCTGGCCGCCGCGTCGGTGTACCGATCGTCGCCGACGGCGGGATCAAGTACTCCGGTGACATCGCCAAGGCCCTTGCCGTCGGTGCAAGCAGTATCATGGCCGGTTCGCTTCTGGCAGGGACGAAAGAGTCGCCGGGCGACCTGATCAACTACCAGGGGCGCCAGTACAAGTCCTACCGCGGCATGGGCTCCATCGGTGCGATGACCAAGGGGAGTACCGACCGTTACTTCCAAGAAGGCACGGCGGCGGACAAGCTCGTACCGGAAGGGATCGAGGGACGCGTACCGTACCGCGGACCGATCGCCGGCATCGTGCACCAGATGATGGGCGGCCTTCGCTCCTCTATGGGCTACTGCGGTTCCGAGAGCATCGAGGCGTTCTGGCAGAATGCCGAGTTCGTCGAGATCACGAGCGCGGGCCTCAAAGAGTCCCACGTCCACGACGTCCAGATTACGGCGGAAGCACCGAATTATCATATCTGA
- the gatA gene encoding Asp-tRNA(Asn)/Glu-tRNA(Gln) amidotransferase subunit GatA gives MMTLKEALKLSPDALEALRAELKSKIEGDSELGAYVGLESAGSGVPIAVKDNIQVKEWSVTSGSKILQGYVAPYNATVVEKLLAAGLSPFGRTNMDEFAMGSTTESSYYGKTLNPRNRGCVPGGSSGGSAAAVAAGLAVAALGSDTGGSIRQPAAFCGIVGMKPTYGRVSRYGLGAYASSLDQIGPMTQNVEDAAILYDIISGYDPKDSSSADVAYESVADKLDPSRKLTIAIIPSYLEGASDAVKQGYSKAVEALKAAGHTIVEKSMMDAKYDISAYYITATAEASTNLARYDGIRYGSRIEGENLSDLFIKSRSEGFGEEVKRRILLGNFVLSSGYYDAYYVKAQKVRHLIKEEYEKLFEEVDLILSPVAPDTAYEFGALSDPLQMYLSDIYTISVNLAGLPAISLPVDTAENGMPVGLQLIAKAFDEQTLFDGALSLEQAVNL, from the coding sequence TTGATGACGCTTAAAGAGGCTCTGAAACTCTCGCCGGATGCGCTGGAGGCCCTGCGTGCCGAACTGAAGTCGAAGATCGAAGGCGACAGCGAACTGGGCGCCTATGTCGGTCTCGAGAGTGCCGGCAGCGGCGTTCCCATTGCGGTCAAGGATAACATCCAGGTCAAGGAGTGGAGCGTCACGTCGGGCTCGAAAATCCTGCAGGGCTACGTGGCCCCGTACAACGCGACCGTGGTCGAGAAACTGCTTGCGGCGGGCCTTTCGCCGTTCGGGCGGACGAATATGGACGAGTTCGCGATGGGGTCGACGACGGAGAGCAGCTACTACGGCAAGACGCTCAACCCGCGCAACCGCGGCTGCGTCCCGGGCGGCAGCTCCGGCGGTTCCGCGGCGGCGGTCGCGGCGGGCCTCGCCGTGGCGGCGCTGGGCTCCGATACCGGCGGTTCCATCCGCCAGCCGGCGGCCTTCTGCGGCATCGTCGGGATGAAACCGACCTACGGCCGCGTCAGCCGCTACGGCCTGGGCGCTTATGCCAGCTCGCTGGACCAGATCGGGCCGATGACGCAGAACGTCGAGGACGCGGCGATCCTCTATGACATCATCAGCGGCTACGACCCGAAAGACTCCTCCAGCGCGGACGTCGCCTACGAGAGCGTCGCGGACAAGCTCGACCCGTCGCGCAAACTGACCATCGCGATCATTCCCTCCTACCTGGAAGGGGCATCTGATGCGGTCAAGCAGGGGTACAGCAAGGCGGTTGAAGCCCTGAAAGCCGCGGGCCACACTATCGTCGAGAAGTCGATGATGGACGCCAAGTACGACATCTCCGCGTACTACATCACCGCGACGGCGGAAGCGTCCACGAACCTCGCCCGCTACGACGGCATCCGCTACGGCAGCCGCATCGAAGGGGAGAACCTCTCCGACCTTTTTATCAAGAGCCGTTCCGAAGGCTTCGGCGAAGAGGTCAAGCGCCGTATCCTGCTGGGGAACTTCGTCCTCTCCAGCGGGTACTACGACGCCTACTACGTCAAGGCGCAGAAAGTACGCCACCTGATCAAAGAGGAGTACGAGAAGCTCTTCGAAGAAGTTGACCTGATCCTGAGCCCCGTTGCCCCGGATACGGCGTACGAATTCGGAGCGCTCTCCGACCCGCTGCAGATGTACCTGAGCGACATCTACACGATCTCGGTCAACCTTGCCGGACTTCCGGCGATCTCCCTGCCGGTCGATACGGCGGAGAACGGCATGCCGGTCGGGCTTCAGCTTATTGCCAAAGCCTTTGATGAACAAACACTTTTCGACGGTGCGCTCAGCCTTGAGCAGGCCGTAAACCTTTAA
- the ileS gene encoding isoleucine--tRNA ligase encodes MDYKATLLLPTTDFAMRGNLVQNEPLRYARWFEEGVYEKMKQKREGAPSFTLHDGPPYANGHTHIGHALNKILKDIIVKQHYFNGSSVRFTPGWDCHGLPIEQQVEKKLGGKQKKEALSTAEVRRLCREHAESFVGIQRDEFKQLGVIADWEKPYLTMDYKFEANIYRTLCDVARKGLLVERSKPVYWSWAERTALAEAEVEYEDKEDYSIFVAFELSEESKVRLGIEGNAAPVIWTTTPWTLPANTGISLNPDEKYVRTADGYIVAQKLYDALIAQGIVKGEVVQTFDAKQFENLHAVNPLNGRRSHIVLGEHVLMDNGTGCVHTAPGHGEDDYRVGLKYNLDVIMPVDETGCYDQSVVRERLIPDAESFVGMHIFKANEPIIELLGASLLKVSKFNHSYPHCWRSHTPLIFRATKQWFIAVDEKPEGENRTLREIAAEELAKTTFYPESGRKRLESMVGNRPDWCISRQRDWGVPIAFFRVKATGEVILDEKVLNFIAMVFEMQGTDAWYSMPIEQLLYPGSGYKPEELEKVSDILDVWFDSGSTWNAVLKSRNYDAGSYPADVYLEGSDQHRGWFQSSLFLSAAVEHRAPYKAIITHGFTMDGKGEKMSKSKGNVVAPDKVLKQFGSEILRLWVAMTDYQNDQKISDEILKQTAEQYRKLRNTFRFLLANIDDLETIVPFGEMGVLDQWIVSKASHVFDNVHGQFERYNFVGGMSTLNNFIVNELSGIYLDITKDRLYCDGKNDPHRRASQSAMAMITRSMLLLVAPILTYTADEIVEAAPAVIKGDAVSIFDLEYASIDVPTSTFNECALVKVREGMYEIVDALKKEKKIKSTLELSLHTDAAIVTALPQTEAEDWFVVSGVLPLETAGETLGEFDVDGERYVIAAASRQKCPRCWKFHAHEADALCARCAEVTGA; translated from the coding sequence ATGGATTATAAAGCGACACTGCTTCTGCCCACGACGGACTTTGCCATGCGCGGCAACCTGGTCCAGAACGAACCCCTGCGCTATGCAAGATGGTTCGAAGAGGGCGTGTATGAGAAGATGAAACAAAAACGCGAGGGTGCCCCGTCTTTCACCCTGCACGACGGCCCGCCCTATGCCAACGGCCATACGCACATCGGTCATGCGCTGAACAAGATCCTCAAAGACATTATCGTCAAGCAGCACTACTTCAACGGCAGCAGCGTCCGCTTCACCCCGGGCTGGGACTGCCACGGTCTGCCGATCGAGCAGCAGGTCGAGAAGAAACTCGGCGGCAAGCAGAAGAAAGAGGCGCTCTCCACGGCCGAAGTGCGCAGGCTCTGCCGCGAACACGCCGAAAGTTTTGTCGGGATCCAGCGTGACGAGTTCAAGCAGCTCGGCGTCATCGCGGACTGGGAGAAGCCCTACCTGACGATGGACTACAAGTTCGAAGCGAACATCTACCGTACCCTCTGCGACGTCGCGAGGAAGGGACTGCTGGTCGAGCGCAGCAAGCCGGTCTACTGGAGCTGGGCGGAGCGCACCGCGCTGGCCGAGGCGGAAGTGGAGTACGAGGACAAAGAGGACTACTCCATCTTCGTCGCTTTCGAGCTGAGCGAAGAGTCCAAAGTCCGTCTGGGCATCGAGGGCAACGCCGCGCCGGTCATCTGGACGACGACCCCGTGGACCCTGCCGGCCAATACAGGGATCTCCCTGAACCCGGACGAGAAGTACGTCCGAACGGCCGACGGCTACATCGTCGCCCAGAAGCTCTACGACGCCCTGATTGCACAGGGGATCGTCAAGGGCGAGGTCGTCCAGACCTTCGACGCGAAGCAGTTCGAGAACCTGCACGCGGTGAACCCGCTCAACGGCCGCCGCTCGCATATCGTGCTCGGCGAACACGTCCTGATGGACAACGGTACGGGGTGCGTCCATACGGCACCGGGCCACGGGGAGGACGACTACCGCGTCGGCCTCAAGTACAACCTCGACGTCATCATGCCGGTCGACGAAACGGGCTGTTACGACCAGAGCGTCGTGCGTGAACGCCTCATCCCGGACGCGGAAAGCTTCGTCGGCATGCACATCTTCAAAGCCAACGAGCCGATCATCGAGCTGCTCGGAGCGAGCCTGCTCAAGGTCAGCAAGTTCAACCACTCCTACCCGCACTGCTGGCGTTCACATACGCCGCTGATCTTCCGTGCGACGAAGCAGTGGTTCATCGCCGTTGACGAAAAGCCCGAAGGGGAGAACCGCACCCTGCGCGAAATCGCGGCGGAAGAGCTTGCAAAGACAACCTTCTACCCCGAGTCGGGACGCAAACGCCTCGAATCCATGGTCGGTAACCGCCCGGACTGGTGTATCTCCCGCCAGCGCGACTGGGGTGTGCCGATCGCCTTCTTCCGCGTGAAGGCGACGGGCGAGGTGATCCTCGACGAAAAGGTGCTGAACTTCATCGCGATGGTCTTCGAGATGCAGGGGACCGACGCGTGGTACAGCATGCCGATCGAGCAGCTGCTCTACCCGGGCAGTGGTTACAAGCCCGAAGAGCTTGAAAAGGTCAGCGATATCCTCGACGTCTGGTTCGACAGCGGCTCGACGTGGAACGCCGTGCTCAAATCGCGCAACTATGACGCGGGCAGCTACCCCGCGGACGTTTACCTCGAGGGAAGCGACCAGCACCGCGGCTGGTTCCAGAGTTCGCTCTTCCTCAGTGCCGCCGTCGAGCACCGCGCGCCGTACAAGGCGATCATCACGCACGGCTTTACGATGGACGGCAAGGGCGAGAAAATGTCCAAATCGAAGGGCAACGTAGTCGCACCGGACAAAGTGCTGAAACAGTTCGGTTCCGAGATTCTGCGCCTCTGGGTCGCGATGACCGATTATCAGAACGACCAGAAGATCAGTGACGAGATCCTGAAACAGACGGCGGAACAGTACCGCAAACTGCGCAACACTTTCCGCTTCCTCCTGGCGAACATCGACGACCTGGAAACGATCGTCCCGTTTGGAGAGATGGGGGTACTGGACCAGTGGATCGTCTCCAAGGCCTCCCACGTTTTCGACAATGTCCACGGGCAGTTCGAACGCTACAACTTCGTCGGCGGGATGAGCACGCTCAACAACTTCATCGTCAATGAGCTGAGCGGGATCTACCTCGACATCACGAAAGACCGCCTCTACTGCGACGGGAAGAATGATCCGCACCGCCGCGCCAGCCAGAGCGCGATGGCGATGATCACCCGTTCGATGCTGCTGCTCGTCGCGCCGATTCTCACCTATACGGCCGACGAGATCGTCGAGGCGGCGCCGGCGGTGATCAAGGGCGATGCCGTGAGCATCTTCGATCTTGAATACGCTTCGATCGACGTGCCGACGAGCACCTTCAACGAGTGTGCGCTGGTCAAGGTCAGAGAGGGGATGTACGAGATCGTCGACGCCCTCAAAAAAGAGAAGAAGATTAAGAGTACATTGGAACTGTCCCTGCATACGGACGCGGCGATCGTCACAGCGCTGCCGCAGACCGAGGCCGAGGACTGGTTCGTCGTTTCCGGCGTCCTGCCGCTCGAGACGGCCGGCGAGACGCTGGGCGAATTCGACGTGGACGGCGAGCGCTACGTGATCGCGGCGGCATCGCGGCAGAAGTGTCCGCGCTGCTGGAAGTTCCACGCCCATGAAGCGGATGCGCTCTGTGCCCGCTGTGCGGAGGTGACCGGTGCCTGA
- a CDS encoding CinA family protein, producing the protein MKYSLFLIGDGLIENEPMRRYIDRHFARFGIEPDRRFLFKEAERFFPEHTGDSEKAQTCLILCEPSLAALVAREIATLTEDTLVMREAALVPSRSLSLSPEYYHLSEGLLQLHVIQVENGGELPAPELHATPADSALIHLFESDETALKPVLRQVAESYRVAYALTSPVPGWLQCRLSAERFGDVDGALQQLVTRFPSSVATDNIALWLIELLQAAGKTVTFAESCTGGLLSYYLTKESGASGVFEGALITYSNRLKSAWIAVENATLEAHGAVSREVVEAMSAGALEVAGADYAIAVSGVAGPTGGTPQKPVGTIQVAVRSKEALETARLQLNGDRNYIQEQTVLHAVKMLMLLDKKTFFKIS; encoded by the coding sequence ATGAAGTACTCCCTTTTCCTGATCGGCGACGGCCTGATTGAAAACGAACCGATGCGCCGCTATATCGACCGCCACTTCGCCCGCTTCGGCATTGAACCGGACCGGCGCTTTCTTTTCAAAGAAGCCGAACGCTTTTTCCCCGAGCATACCGGCGACTCGGAAAAAGCGCAGACCTGTCTCATCCTCTGCGAGCCTTCCCTGGCCGCCCTGGTCGCGCGGGAGATCGCTACGCTGACGGAAGATACGCTCGTCATGCGCGAGGCGGCACTCGTCCCCTCCCGTTCGCTCAGCCTGAGTCCGGAGTACTACCATCTCAGTGAGGGGCTGCTGCAGCTGCACGTCATACAGGTCGAGAACGGCGGCGAACTGCCCGCGCCCGAGCTGCACGCCACCCCTGCCGACAGTGCCCTGATCCATCTTTTCGAGAGTGATGAGACGGCGCTCAAACCCGTGCTCAGGCAGGTTGCCGAGAGCTACCGCGTGGCGTACGCCCTCACCTCCCCCGTTCCCGGCTGGCTGCAGTGCCGCCTCAGCGCGGAACGTTTCGGGGATGTCGACGGCGCACTCCAGCAGCTCGTCACCCGGTTTCCGAGCAGCGTTGCGACGGACAATATCGCCCTGTGGCTCATCGAGCTCCTCCAGGCCGCGGGTAAAACGGTCACCTTCGCCGAGAGCTGTACCGGCGGCCTGCTGAGCTACTACCTTACAAAGGAGAGCGGAGCGTCGGGCGTATTTGAAGGTGCCCTCATCACCTACTCCAACCGCCTCAAATCCGCCTGGATCGCCGTGGAAAACGCTACCCTTGAGGCCCACGGCGCCGTCAGCCGCGAGGTTGTCGAAGCGATGAGCGCCGGCGCGCTCGAAGTTGCCGGGGCCGACTATGCCATCGCCGTCAGCGGCGTCGCCGGTCCGACAGGAGGCACGCCGCAAAAACCCGTCGGCACGATCCAGGTCGCCGTCCGCAGCAAAGAGGCGCTTGAAACGGCGCGGCTGCAGCTAAACGGTGACCGCAACTATATACAGGAACAGACGGTCCTGCATGCGGTCAAAATGCTGATGCTGCTGGACAAAAAGACATTTTTCAAAATTTCATAA
- the sufB gene encoding Fe-S cluster assembly protein SufB, translating to MAQTEVDKILAKDYELGFTVDIEEDTVPPGLNEEIIRFISAKKDEPGWMTELRIKALHKWEGMEEPHWAHLHYTSIDYQAISYFSAPKKAPNSLDEVDPKILEAYDKLGIPLDEQKMLQGIAVDAVFDSVSVKTTYADTLQELGIIFCSISEAMREHTELVQEYMFSVVPMTDNYYAALNAAVFTDGTFVYVPKGVRCPMELSTYFRINAQNTGQFERTLIIADEGSYVSYNEGCSAPQRDENQLHAAVVELIAKKDAEIKYSTIQNWYPGDSEGEGGIYNFVTKRGICEGENSKISWTQVETGSSITWKYPSCILKGDNSVGEFYSVAVTSRAQQADTGTKMIHVGKNTRSTIVSKGISAMHGQNSYRGLVKVGPNAAGARNFSQCDSLLIGGECGAHTFPYLESQEASAQIEHEATTSKISDEQLFYLRSRGIGEEDAVSMIVHGFCKEVFAQLPMEFAVEAKELLNLTLEGSVG from the coding sequence ATGGCACAGACTGAAGTAGACAAAATTCTTGCGAAAGATTACGAACTCGGCTTTACCGTCGATATCGAAGAAGACACCGTACCGCCGGGGCTGAACGAGGAGATCATCCGCTTCATCTCCGCCAAAAAGGATGAGCCCGGGTGGATGACCGAGCTGCGCATCAAGGCCCTGCACAAATGGGAAGGGATGGAGGAGCCCCACTGGGCCCACCTGCACTATACCTCCATCGACTACCAGGCCATCTCCTACTTCTCCGCCCCGAAAAAAGCCCCCAACAGCCTCGACGAGGTCGACCCGAAGATCCTGGAAGCCTACGACAAACTCGGCATCCCCCTGGACGAGCAGAAGATGCTGCAGGGCATCGCCGTCGACGCGGTCTTCGACTCCGTCTCGGTCAAGACGACCTACGCCGACACCCTCCAGGAGCTCGGGATTATCTTCTGCTCCATCTCCGAGGCGATGCGCGAGCACACCGAACTGGTGCAGGAGTATATGTTCTCCGTCGTCCCGATGACGGACAACTACTATGCCGCCCTCAATGCCGCCGTCTTCACCGACGGCACCTTCGTCTACGTCCCCAAAGGGGTCCGCTGCCCGATGGAGCTCTCCACCTATTTCCGCATCAACGCCCAGAACACCGGCCAGTTCGAGCGTACGCTCATCATCGCCGACGAAGGGAGCTACGTCTCCTACAACGAGGGATGTTCCGCCCCGCAGCGCGATGAGAACCAGCTCCACGCCGCCGTCGTCGAGCTCATCGCGAAAAAGGACGCGGAGATCAAGTACTCCACCATCCAGAACTGGTACCCCGGCGACAGCGAGGGCGAAGGGGGGATCTACAACTTCGTCACCAAGCGCGGCATCTGCGAAGGGGAGAATTCCAAGATCTCCTGGACCCAGGTGGAGACAGGCTCTTCGATCACCTGGAAATACCCCAGCTGCATCCTCAAGGGCGACAACAGCGTCGGCGAATTCTACTCCGTCGCCGTCACGAGCCGCGCCCAGCAGGCGGACACGGGCACGAAGATGATCCACGTGGGGAAAAACACCCGTTCGACCATCGTCTCCAAGGGGATCTCCGCCATGCACGGCCAGAACAGCTACCGCGGCCTGGTCAAAGTGGGGCCCAACGCAGCGGGGGCGCGCAACTTCAGCCAGTGCGACAGCCTCCTTATCGGCGGGGAGTGCGGGGCGCACACCTTCCCCTACCTCGAGTCGCAGGAGGCCTCCGCGCAGATCGAACACGAGGCGACGACGAGCAAGATCAGCGACGAACAGCTCTTCTACCTCCGCTCGCGGGGCATCGGCGAAGAAGACGCCGTCTCCATGATCGTCCACGGCTTCTGCAAGGAGGTCTTCGCCCAGCTCCCCATGGAGTTCGCCGTCGAAGCCAAAGAGCTTCTCAATCTCACCCTGGAAGGAAGTGTCGGATGA
- the sufC gene encoding Fe-S cluster assembly ATPase SufC, whose product MMEIKNLHAAIGGNTILKGLSLTLEKGKVHAIMGPNGAGKSTLSKAVVGHYDVDVTEGEVIYNGQNVLELEPEERALAGIFLSFQNPVEIPGVNNAYFLRTALNAKERHEGKPETNAAQFLRLMRTHVEQLGMKPDMISRNLNEGFSGGEKKRNEILQMEILQPDVILLDEIDSGLDIDALKAVSEGINRMKNGERTFLVITHYSRILDYIDPDYIHVLRDGKIVKTGGPELVKRLEAEGYGAIAEDA is encoded by the coding sequence ATGATGGAGATAAAAAACCTGCATGCCGCGATCGGCGGCAACACCATTCTCAAAGGCCTCAGCCTCACCCTTGAAAAGGGGAAAGTCCATGCCATCATGGGCCCCAACGGCGCGGGCAAGTCGACCCTCTCCAAAGCCGTCGTCGGCCATTACGACGTCGACGTCACGGAGGGGGAAGTCATTTACAACGGGCAGAATGTCCTTGAACTGGAACCGGAGGAGCGGGCCCTGGCAGGGATCTTCCTCAGTTTCCAGAACCCTGTCGAGATCCCCGGCGTCAACAACGCCTATTTCCTGCGCACCGCCCTCAACGCCAAGGAGCGCCACGAGGGAAAACCCGAAACAAACGCGGCGCAGTTTCTGCGGCTGATGCGCACCCACGTCGAACAGCTGGGGATGAAGCCGGACATGATCTCGCGCAACCTCAACGAAGGCTTCTCCGGCGGCGAGAAAAAACGCAACGAGATCCTGCAGATGGAGATCCTGCAGCCCGACGTCATCCTCCTCGACGAGATCGACTCCGGCCTCGACATCGATGCGCTCAAAGCCGTTTCCGAGGGGATCAACCGGATGAAGAACGGGGAGCGCACCTTCCTCGTCATCACCCACTACAGCCGCATCCTCGACTATATCGACCCCGACTACATCCATGTCCTGCGAGACGGTAAAATCGTCAAAACGGGCGGCCCGGAACTGGTCAAGCGCCTCGAGGCCGAGGGCTACGGGGCCATCGCGGAGGATGCGTGA
- a CDS encoding SufD family Fe-S cluster assembly protein → MGALTLDLVREQAQGPLFERLSSLGLPGNKTEQYRHFAIKPLLARDYTLKTAAVHTPKTGERLVIENGVVTEIPAGCSVSYRSPFTADPDHYDALYFLSHLLAPAVIALEISEDAGFELRHIVSDARALLPYRLSVTVTPGKHAELFETFEGEASAESLVLYGIDAEIGDGAVLLWIRDESGTAEETALIGTHRFHVGANGSLELKTFDFGTAQALHLYKIDLESHARCDAGHLLMASGTARRGNVVHINHNAPHATCVQEARSVLRGAATGIFDGLIRVDAKARYADARQNTKAVLLSPQAYMYAKPQLEIYTDELEASHGATIGQLDEDALFYLRSRGIAEEEARRMLVLAFAEALIDSVGDSAYAERIRADFQSAYFTAPAATKEIP, encoded by the coding sequence ATGGGTGCGCTGACCCTTGACCTCGTCCGGGAACAGGCCCAGGGGCCGCTGTTCGAACGGCTCTCGTCCCTCGGCCTTCCAGGCAACAAAACGGAGCAATACCGCCATTTTGCGATCAAACCCCTGCTCGCACGCGACTACACCCTAAAAACGGCGGCGGTGCACACGCCGAAAACCGGCGAACGCCTCGTCATCGAAAACGGGGTAGTCACCGAGATCCCGGCGGGGTGTTCGGTCTCCTACCGCTCCCCTTTCACGGCCGATCCGGACCACTACGACGCGCTCTATTTTCTTTCGCACCTGCTGGCGCCCGCCGTCATCGCGCTCGAGATTTCCGAGGATGCAGGTTTTGAGCTCCGGCATATCGTCAGCGACGCCCGGGCCCTGCTGCCCTACCGCCTCTCCGTCACCGTCACGCCCGGCAAACATGCGGAGCTCTTCGAGACCTTCGAGGGAGAAGCAAGTGCGGAGAGCTTAGTGCTTTACGGCATTGACGCCGAGATCGGCGACGGTGCCGTCCTGCTGTGGATCCGTGACGAAAGCGGCACGGCGGAGGAGACAGCGCTTATCGGCACCCACCGCTTCCATGTCGGCGCAAACGGCAGCCTGGAGCTGAAGACCTTCGACTTCGGTACTGCCCAGGCCCTCCACCTCTACAAGATCGACCTGGAGAGCCATGCCCGCTGCGACGCCGGCCACCTGCTGATGGCATCGGGCACGGCGCGCCGGGGCAACGTCGTGCACATCAACCATAACGCGCCCCATGCGACCTGCGTTCAGGAGGCGCGCAGCGTCCTGCGCGGCGCGGCCACCGGGATCTTCGACGGCCTCATCCGTGTCGACGCCAAGGCGCGCTACGCCGACGCCCGGCAGAACACCAAAGCCGTGCTGCTCTCCCCGCAGGCCTATATGTACGCCAAACCGCAGCTGGAGATCTACACCGACGAACTCGAAGCGTCCCACGGGGCGACCATAGGCCAGCTCGATGAAGACGCGCTTTTCTACCTGCGTTCGCGGGGGATCGCGGAGGAGGAGGCGCGCCGCATGCTCGTCCTCGCCTTCGCCGAGGCCCTGATCGACAGTGTCGGCGACAGCGCGTACGCCGAACGTATCCGTGCCGATTTCCAATCGGCATATTTTACGGCACCCGCCGCTACAAAGGAGATACCATGA
- a CDS encoding SufE family protein, translating into MTMDEQVQLYKEDLALLPDKDAKMEYILDFGKEAGKLEPQYKTEENIIKGCSSLAWLHKAYDKGKILLEAEGDSIIAKGMLVMLLGIFHDRTPDEILAFDPNKLKEMGVMELLSPVRQQGLEAFLNVIYGYAKACKEA; encoded by the coding sequence ATGACGATGGATGAACAGGTTCAGCTCTACAAAGAGGACCTCGCCCTCCTCCCCGACAAAGACGCGAAGATGGAGTACATCCTCGATTTCGGCAAGGAGGCGGGGAAGCTCGAGCCGCAGTACAAGACCGAGGAGAACATCATCAAGGGGTGTTCCTCCCTGGCTTGGCTGCACAAAGCCTATGACAAAGGGAAGATCCTCCTCGAGGCCGAAGGGGACTCCATCATCGCAAAAGGGATGCTCGTGATGCTTCTGGGCATCTTCCACGACCGGACCCCCGACGAGATCCTTGCTTTCGATCCGAACAAACTCAAAGAGATGGGAGTCATGGAGCTGCTCAGCCCCGTCCGTCAGCAGGGGCTCGAAGCCTTTTTGAACGTCATTTACGGGTACGCCAAGGCCTGCAAGGAAGCCTGA
- a CDS encoding iron-sulfur cluster assembly protein — protein MKFDTLKEKITEKLRGIYDPEIPVNIYDLGLIYSIDCAKENGGATRCVVTMTLTSATCPVSESLIDQVRNIGYLIDDEPDLVVEANLVFDPPWTMEKMSEEARLQLGML, from the coding sequence ATGAAGTTCGACACCCTCAAAGAGAAGATCACCGAAAAGCTGCGCGGCATCTACGACCCGGAGATCCCCGTCAATATCTACGACCTAGGGCTCATCTACAGCATCGACTGCGCCAAAGAGAACGGCGGGGCGACCAGGTGCGTCGTGACGATGACCCTCACCTCCGCCACCTGCCCCGTTTCCGAGAGCCTGATCGACCAGGTCCGTAACATCGGCTACCTCATCGACGACGAACCCGACCTCGTCGTCGAAGCCAACCTCGTCTTCGATCCCCCCTGGACGATGGAGAAGATGAGCGAGGAGGCGCGGCTGCAGCTGGGGATGCTGTAA